A stretch of DNA from Pseudoalteromonas ruthenica:
CCAAGGTGCGGCCCAATCTGCTGCCTTTTTTTTGCCTCTTGGGCTAATAATCGGTGAAGTGTTTGGGCGCATTTACGCGTGTGGATACCTCCTATATAAAACCAAGATAGAAAATATTGCATTTAGTAAACGCAAGGTTTTGGCGACCTTACGCAAGGGCAAACCTTTTGTTAAATACACAACCCCAGCGAGCCTTTTAAATACCTTTAGTATGCAAATGCCCACTATCTTTATTGGTATTAACTATGACGCAGCTAGTGCAGGGCTCTTCCTCATGACACAGCGAATTCTGGCTGCGCCAACAGCTCTCATAGGGCAAGCACTATCCCAAGTGTATAATAGCGAATTTGCACACAGCGATTTGAACACCGCAAAATGGCGACTATTTAGAGCAACTTTGGTCAAATCCTCGGCTTTATCTCTACTCTTTTTCTCGACCCTAGCTATAACAGCTCCATATTTAGTCACTACATTCCTCGGCGATAAGTGGCTTAGTGTCGCTGATTTTATCCTGTTGCTGACACCCATGTTTTTTTGCCAACTTTCTATTGGTGTTATTTCCAACACCCTTAATATGCTTGAAAAGAACAAAGTAATGATGTTTTGGGATGCATTTAGGGGCTCAGGTATCATTCTTTTCGCCATTGCCACCACGACCCAGCACTTCACTATCAGTACGTTTTTGCTAGGATACAGTGCAATAATGGTATTTAACTATTTAGTATTGCTTGCTCTCACCCTAACGCCCATGAAGGCCTTAAAGGATTTATAATGCGTCTTTCACTCTTGCTTACTTCATCTTTATTAATTTCAGCCTGTGGAGGCTCTGACCCAACAACAGAGCCACCTACCAAACCGGAGCCCCCGATAGAGCCAACCACCCTACACAGTGATAAGGTGCAGCAATTATGGCAAGAAAATATAACCGACTTAATTACATCGGAGCCGCTTTGGCAAAATGACTATGCATATGACACGGCCAATGTATTAATGCTACCCATGCATTACGCGTATCAACATAAAGAGCGTTTTAACGATGACCCTCGACATAACTTTGAACAATTCTTTGCCAATGTGGAAAGTGCTTTCTATCCACAGGATATTGAAAACCGAGTTATAAAAACTCAGTTTCTGTATTTCGTTAGTCAATATCTAAAACTACAAATTGAGTCATCACGCTGGTCAGAGAATGAGACTGTAAACCTACTGTTGCTAGAGCGAATAGAAAGCGCTTTAAATGAGCTATGGTATAACCTTGATGCGGTTCATTGGGACGCTTCTTTGCAGTTCACAGGCATTAAGCAACGACTAGAGTGGAAACTTAGCTCGCCCGCATATGATTACGCCTACTATGGCGCCATTATTGATGAAGAAATGTTTTCTTTGGCAATAATGAATGATTTAGCTTTCATTAAGAGCGCTTTAGGTCAGGAATATGGACCTGCAGACGAAATTAAAGCGGTGACAAGGCAAGTGATCACCACTCAAGGTAGCTTTGATGGCACTGCTTGGTTTTTTCAAAAGGGTCAATGGCATGATCACCGAGATTACGCTTACGCAGGTCACGCCACTCTAGGTTCAGCTTTAGAGCGCTCTGAAGTCAGCGATATAGCAATAGACTCCTCTCACTCTCACAGAATGCCTCTTTGGCTTAAATCATTTGCTGATGCGGCCGGTTCAAATAATGACAGTCTTTATGTAGATGCATTAGCAGGATTTAGGCACACATTTGAAACATTTGCGCTACAAACACGCGAGTCAGAGGGAGAGTTTCAACTACTGCAAACTAATTATTTGGATGGCAGAAATGGCTTGTACCGTTACTCATATTCGACTCTAGGTGATGACAACGGCTATGGCCCATTTGAGTTATCAGGAACCTTATTAGTTGGTTATTACGCATTTTCTGGCTCACAGAAGTATGCTCAGGGAATGCGACGTCTAGCAAACAGCTTCCCACTATCACATGCGTTAATAGAGACATACACTGGGCCAGCTTCGAGTCGCTATAGACACCCTAGCTTTCAATGGCCAGAGTATTTTAGCAATGGTTTTGCACAGACTTTCTCGTTTCTTGCATCATGTTATCAAAGAGATATAGAAAGTTGTGAGGGGGAGTAAGTAATAAGCTGTGGCGATTGATATCGCCACAGCCTAGTCGGGCTTAATAGTAGTCGCGTTGAGCCAATGCTAAATAGGCTGAGTTCGCACGAATCAACGATACAGCACCAATAAGCGAATTAGCCTCTCTATCCAAAAAGGCCTCATTAGTTTGTAGCCAATTCGTGGCATCAAAATCAAAAGCGTACTTTGCGTACAGCAAAGCTTCTACGTTATTAGCATAGTAGGGACCATAATTAACCACAGCTTCATCAAGCATGCTTTGAAACACGCTGCTAAAGCCTAAGTTCTGCTTAGTTTGCCACTCCAATTTGGCTACTAGCATCATGTCATAAGTATGGTACGTTTTTTTGAAGTTTGGATAGCTCGCAGAGGACTCTTTCATAACGTAAGGGATGAGCCCGCTAAAGTTCTCTATTTGTGCCAATAGCGACGGCGAGTTATCAGCTATTACCTGCTTGGCAAACGAATCTTGTGGTTGAGTTACCCGTTCCGCGTAAAGTAAGCCAATAACTGAGTTAGTCCAATGATTCCACACGCCTTCAGTCGTATGCTCAAAAGCATTGCTCAACTGCTCCAATTTGACTTGGAAGACATCATCATTAGTGTACTTACTAAGAAGATACAATGTTTCCACAATGATGCCGTTATCCATTCCTGTTGGCAAAGGCGCACTTTCTGTAAGAAACCTTCGTGCATACTGACCTTCCCCAGCTAAAACGCGATTAGCTAGATACAGGCCGTTTTTCCTTGCTAGCTCTAGATACTCCGCCTTGCCACTCATCACATAGGCTCGAATTAACGAGTTAATGAAATATGCATTACTATGCAAGTAAGCTAAGCGGATCTCGACTCCCTGAGAGTTTGCTTGGGCGACATAAAACTCTGGGTAATCAGGCAGAAACTCACCTGTTTGAATGGGTTTCTTTTGCTCAAACCCACCTGTGGTCAGGTAAACATTGTTGCCGTCAAATATGAAGTTAATTTCATGGAGTGAACTCGCTCCTACTAGCCACCCCTCAGGAACATCAACACCGTTGCTATGTGATGCAAATGTAGTGGTAAAACGATGTGAGTTAACATCGTTATCACTCACCAAATAACCATCCACTAGCAAGTGAGGCTCACTTTTAATGAAAGCAAGTTGCTGATCCAAATTATTCAAGTAGGCTTGCGTTTGCTGTGACAACTCTTTCGGTTGGTACGATGAACTAAGGGCAAACGTTATATTGCCTAATGTAATACTTTCTTCGAGCCTGACACCAGGCTTGCTTGGCGCTATAGCAGTAAATCGAACACTATCACCCATAGAATAGCTGGTGCTTTCACTAACAATATTATCGTTAAGCAAAATTGTGAAAGCACTGCCTGTTGGCGGAGATATGCTGACAGCTGAATCGAACTCAAAAGAAAAAGCTTGAGAGCTTATCGCAGTATCTGGAAGATCACTTATCAGGTCTACGTCAATAGTTACTTTTTGTGACGGAGGTTGGGGAGTTGTTTCATCACTCTTTTCGTTACTTCCACATCCAAATAAAAAACTTACGAATAATGAAACAATAAACAACTGCTTTGACATTAAAAATCCTTTTAAAATATTAAAAATCAAATAACTACAAATATCCATGCATGGGCAGA
This window harbors:
- a CDS encoding lipopolysaccharide biosynthesis protein yields the protein MLSPFIKRVLTLLSGSVLAQVITLALTPLLARLYSKEAFGELGILMSSSAVLAILFTGKLELSFFNLRSQVQRQRMKLGVVFIALLMGLLFLPIFFIFKSDIANTLNISVVAALLIPVAALFLAYFNLFTNFAISVQDFSSASRAKVARAITQGAAQSAAFFLPLGLIIGEVFGRIYACGYLLYKTKIENIAFSKRKVLATLRKGKPFVKYTTPASLLNTFSMQMPTIFIGINYDAASAGLFLMTQRILAAPTALIGQALSQVYNSEFAHSDLNTAKWRLFRATLVKSSALSLLFFSTLAITAPYLVTTFLGDKWLSVADFILLLTPMFFCQLSIGVISNTLNMLEKNKVMMFWDAFRGSGIILFAIATTTQHFTISTFLLGYSAIMVFNYLVLLALTLTPMKALKDL